In Helianthus annuus cultivar XRQ/B chromosome 9, HanXRQr2.0-SUNRISE, whole genome shotgun sequence, the following are encoded in one genomic region:
- the LOC110878102 gene encoding uncharacterized protein LOC110878102 isoform X1, with product MDPSVADGSASKKRFAEESDEFEEFGAKRAKIRDLESVFRSEGKIKHNIASAIDLNGPSCADDTTLSQSKMNCVKSRGLAFDLNIEDDQDQVKPRDSLSECGSTCHLGGERDSMRVWNEMKRNGFLSSSHGGVPVPQAPKPRGRKKGKELVIKKKIEIAKKEQVDRFAKVAAPSGLLNELNPGIINHVRNRKQVHSIIENLVRSARSDSKRGEGEEVRDDLAMKDREVVAKTSHYASFNKLECEDDTLALKHSSSGTLTSNVSSLSNEESGNVSTVNSLSVRAAASVASQWLELLQQDIKGRLAALRRSRKRVQAAIQRELPLLVSRELVFNQENTGNADLHRARWGPLFDQMDNALSEEEKHLESSLNQVNEMLMHCNNGLLQFHPEHSLQKQTIDYRNLKAEPSAYKDLAVQAAAAAIYSTSNFLRSMENLPCF from the exons ATGGATCCAAGTGTTGCAGACGGATCTGCATCCAAG AAAAGATTTGCTGAAGAAAGTGATGAGTTTGAAGAATTTGGAGCAAAAAGAGCAAAAATTAGAGATCTTGAATCGGTTTTTCGTTCAGAAG GGAAAATAAAGCATAACATAGCTTCAGCAATTGATCTCAATGGTCCATCATGTGCTGATGACACAACTTTATCGCAATCGAAGATGAATTGTGTAAAGTCGAGAGGTTTAGCGTTTGATCTAAACATCGAAGATGATCAAGATCAAGTGAAACCGCGTGATTCATTGTCGGAATGTGGGAGTACTTGTCATTTAGGGGGCGAGCGAGACTCGATGAGGGTTTGGAACGAAATGAAGCGAAACGGGTTTTTATCGTCTTCTCATGGAGGTGTACCCGTCCCACAAGCTCCAAAACCGCGAGGGAGAAAAAAGGGAAAAGAATTGGTAATTAAGAAAAAAATAGAAATTGCGAAGAAAGAACAAGTGGACAGATTCGCAAAAGTTGCTGCTCCAAGTGGGCTTTTGAATGAGTTGAATCCCGGGATTATAAACCATGTAAGAAACCGAAAACAGGTTCATTCGATAATTGAAAATCTTGTGAGATCCGCAAGAAGTGATAGCAAACGTGGTGAAGGTGAAGAAGTTCGTGATGATTTAGCAATGAAGGATCGAGAAGTTGTTGCTAAAACGAGTCATTATGCTTCGTTTAATAAGTTAGAATGTGAAGATGATACACTTGCATTGAAACATTCGTCGTCAGGAACTTTGACATCGAATGTGAGCTCTTTGTCCAATGAAGAGTCGGGCAACGTCTCCACTGTCAATTCGCTTTCCGTTAGAG CAGCTGCAAGTGTTGCTTCTCAATGGTTAGAACTTCTTCAACAGGACATCAAAGGCCGTCTTGCAG CGTTAAGGCGAAGTAGAAAAAGAGTTCAAGCTGCAATCCAAAGAGAATTACCGCTATTGGTATCAAGAGAATTGGTTTTTAATCAAGAAAACACAGGAAATGCTGACTTGCATAGAGCTAGATGGGGTCCTCTTTTTGATCAGATGGATAATGCACTTTCAGAAGAAGAAAAGCATTTG GAGAGCTCGTTGAACCAAGTGAATGAAATGCTAATGCATTGTAATAACGGTCTTCTACAATTTCATCCGGAACACAGTTTGCAAAAGCAAACCATTGACTACAG AAATTTGAAAGCAGAACCGAGCGCATACAAAGATTTAGCTGTACAAGCTGCAGCAGCAGCCATCTACTCAACATCTAACTTTTTGCGATCGATGGAAAATCTACCATGTTTCTGA
- the LOC110878102 gene encoding uncharacterized protein LOC110878102 isoform X2 yields the protein MDPSVADGSASKKRFAEESDEFEEFGAKRAKIRDLESVFRSEGKIKHNIASAIDLNGPSCADDTTLSQSKMNCVKSRGLAFDLNIEDDQDQVKPRDSLSECGSTCHLGGERDSMRVWNEMKRNGFLSSSHGGVPVPQAPKPRGRKKGKELVIKKKIEIAKKEQVDRFAKVAAPSGLLNELNPGIINHVRNRKQVHSIIENLVRSARSDSKRGEGEEVRDDLAMKDREVVAKTSHYASFNKLECEDDTLALKHSSSGTLTSNVSSLSNEESGNVSTVNSLSVRAASVASQWLELLQQDIKGRLAALRRSRKRVQAAIQRELPLLVSRELVFNQENTGNADLHRARWGPLFDQMDNALSEEEKHLESSLNQVNEMLMHCNNGLLQFHPEHSLQKQTIDYRNLKAEPSAYKDLAVQAAAAAIYSTSNFLRSMENLPCF from the exons ATGGATCCAAGTGTTGCAGACGGATCTGCATCCAAG AAAAGATTTGCTGAAGAAAGTGATGAGTTTGAAGAATTTGGAGCAAAAAGAGCAAAAATTAGAGATCTTGAATCGGTTTTTCGTTCAGAAG GGAAAATAAAGCATAACATAGCTTCAGCAATTGATCTCAATGGTCCATCATGTGCTGATGACACAACTTTATCGCAATCGAAGATGAATTGTGTAAAGTCGAGAGGTTTAGCGTTTGATCTAAACATCGAAGATGATCAAGATCAAGTGAAACCGCGTGATTCATTGTCGGAATGTGGGAGTACTTGTCATTTAGGGGGCGAGCGAGACTCGATGAGGGTTTGGAACGAAATGAAGCGAAACGGGTTTTTATCGTCTTCTCATGGAGGTGTACCCGTCCCACAAGCTCCAAAACCGCGAGGGAGAAAAAAGGGAAAAGAATTGGTAATTAAGAAAAAAATAGAAATTGCGAAGAAAGAACAAGTGGACAGATTCGCAAAAGTTGCTGCTCCAAGTGGGCTTTTGAATGAGTTGAATCCCGGGATTATAAACCATGTAAGAAACCGAAAACAGGTTCATTCGATAATTGAAAATCTTGTGAGATCCGCAAGAAGTGATAGCAAACGTGGTGAAGGTGAAGAAGTTCGTGATGATTTAGCAATGAAGGATCGAGAAGTTGTTGCTAAAACGAGTCATTATGCTTCGTTTAATAAGTTAGAATGTGAAGATGATACACTTGCATTGAAACATTCGTCGTCAGGAACTTTGACATCGAATGTGAGCTCTTTGTCCAATGAAGAGTCGGGCAACGTCTCCACTGTCAATTCGCTTTCCGTTAGAG CTGCAAGTGTTGCTTCTCAATGGTTAGAACTTCTTCAACAGGACATCAAAGGCCGTCTTGCAG CGTTAAGGCGAAGTAGAAAAAGAGTTCAAGCTGCAATCCAAAGAGAATTACCGCTATTGGTATCAAGAGAATTGGTTTTTAATCAAGAAAACACAGGAAATGCTGACTTGCATAGAGCTAGATGGGGTCCTCTTTTTGATCAGATGGATAATGCACTTTCAGAAGAAGAAAAGCATTTG GAGAGCTCGTTGAACCAAGTGAATGAAATGCTAATGCATTGTAATAACGGTCTTCTACAATTTCATCCGGAACACAGTTTGCAAAAGCAAACCATTGACTACAG AAATTTGAAAGCAGAACCGAGCGCATACAAAGATTTAGCTGTACAAGCTGCAGCAGCAGCCATCTACTCAACATCTAACTTTTTGCGATCGATGGAAAATCTACCATGTTTCTGA